The Ruania alba genome window below encodes:
- a CDS encoding VOC family protein produces the protein MPHGDITHIDIPVSNTEQAIAFYHRLFGWEIAEIPGFEGYPMWRAPNQVSGGGLAPRGEGFTQPRSYVEVDSIEETLAKVAELGGTVVMDKQPISETSWWAIFTDADGNTIGLYEGVTDAG, from the coding sequence ATGCCGCACGGAGACATCACCCACATCGACATCCCGGTGAGCAACACCGAGCAGGCCATCGCCTTTTATCACCGGCTCTTCGGCTGGGAGATCGCCGAGATTCCCGGCTTCGAGGGGTACCCGATGTGGCGGGCACCGAATCAGGTCAGCGGCGGCGGACTCGCCCCACGCGGCGAAGGGTTCACCCAGCCTCGCTCCTACGTGGAGGTCGACTCGATCGAGGAGACGCTCGCGAAGGTGGCCGAGCTCGGCGGCACCGTGGTGATGGACAAGCAGCCGATCAGCGAGACCAGCTGGTGGGCGATCTTCACCGATGCCGACGGCAACACGATCGGGCTGTACGAGGGTGTCACCGACGCCGGCTGA
- a CDS encoding glyoxalase: protein MTRGTVHHLEIWLPDEAATHSWIWLLTELGYVCTSRWPEGSSWSLGATYLVLEHGPDVIGARAERRQPGLNHLAFDGGTRAEVEALTVAAGHHGWTLMFAHRHPWAGGDEHYAAYLEDARGFEVEIVAQG from the coding sequence ATGACTCGCGGCACCGTGCACCACCTGGAGATCTGGCTGCCCGACGAGGCCGCCACGCACAGCTGGATCTGGTTGCTCACCGAACTCGGATACGTCTGTACGTCCCGATGGCCGGAGGGATCGTCCTGGTCGCTCGGGGCGACCTATCTGGTGCTGGAGCACGGTCCGGACGTGATCGGGGCACGGGCGGAGCGCCGTCAGCCGGGACTGAACCACCTGGCCTTCGACGGCGGCACGCGCGCCGAGGTGGAGGCGCTCACCGTGGCCGCCGGTCACCACGGGTGGACCTTGATGTTTGCCCACCGGCACCCGTGGGCCGGTGGCGACGAGCACTACGCCGCCTACCTGGAGGACGCGCGCGGGTTCGAGGTGGAGATCGTGGCGCAGGGATAG
- a CDS encoding GntR family transcriptional regulator: MQVHIDDGDPTPPYEQLRRQLLALMQAGALPAGVRLPPIRQLAADLGVAAGTVARAYRELEDAGWVVSRRGGGTRVADGAPASAVAPGVDLSDVTAAVRRARAGGASAAQIRATVDLALDAAPE; encoded by the coding sequence GTGCAGGTGCACATCGATGACGGCGACCCGACCCCGCCGTACGAGCAGCTGCGCCGGCAGCTGCTCGCCCTGATGCAGGCCGGTGCTCTGCCGGCGGGAGTCCGCCTCCCGCCGATCCGGCAGCTCGCCGCGGACCTCGGAGTGGCCGCCGGTACGGTCGCCCGCGCCTATCGCGAGCTGGAGGACGCGGGGTGGGTGGTCTCCCGCCGTGGTGGCGGCACTCGGGTGGCGGACGGTGCCCCTGCGTCGGCGGTAGCTCCGGGGGTCGATCTCTCTGACGTGACCGCGGCCGTGCGGCGGGCGCGAGCCGGTGGAGCCAGCGCTGCGCAGATTCGCGCGACCGTGGACCTGGCGCTCGACGCTGCGCCGGAGTGA
- a CDS encoding aminoacyl-tRNA deacylase produces the protein MTETTPALQALEQTDLHYEVTRHGPVSSLEEAAAARGLEPDRLIKTMVVRRGTGDYLFVLVPGSRSISWPKLRALLGVNRLSMPDAEKAKEVTGYARGTITPFGATTAWPVVADSRLAGQRVSIGGGGHGFGVTLAGDDLLAHLDATVADVTESA, from the coding sequence ATGACCGAGACCACCCCAGCGCTGCAGGCGCTGGAACAGACCGACCTGCACTACGAGGTGACCCGGCACGGCCCGGTCTCCTCACTGGAGGAGGCCGCCGCCGCTCGCGGACTCGAACCGGATCGCCTGATCAAGACGATGGTGGTACGCCGCGGCACGGGGGACTACCTGTTCGTCCTCGTTCCGGGGAGCCGGTCGATCTCCTGGCCCAAACTGCGCGCGCTGCTCGGCGTGAACCGGCTCTCGATGCCGGACGCGGAGAAGGCGAAGGAGGTCACCGGCTACGCACGCGGCACCATCACCCCGTTCGGCGCCACCACCGCGTGGCCGGTCGTGGCCGACTCACGCCTCGCCGGGCAGCGCGTCTCGATCGGCGGGGGAGGGCACGGTTTCGGCGTCACGCTCGCCGGGGACGACCTGCTCGCCCACCTGGACGCCACCGTGGCCGACGTGACCGAGAGTGCCTGA